The DNA sequence GAGGCCGCCTTGGCCGGCCGGGCGGACTCGAATCCGCCGTCGCCGCCCTTGCCGCCGCCGAGGAGCAGGATCTCGCGCACGTTGATCTCGGTCACGTAGCGGGTCTGCTTGTCCTTGTCCTCGTACTGGCGGTACTGGATCTCGCCTTCCACGTACAGCTTGTCGCCCTTCTTCACATAGCGCTCGATGACGTCCGCGAGGCCCGTGCCGCGGCCCTTGGCGTTCCACGCGACGCACTTGTGCCACTCGGTCTTCTCCTGCTTCTCGCCAGACGCCGACGTCCACTGGCGACCGGTGGCGAGGGAGAACTGGGCGACCTTGCTGCCATTCGGGGTGGTGCGGATCTCCGGATCGGCGCCAAGGTTGCCGATCAGGGTGACCTTGTTCAGACTGCGGCTCACGGGGCCTCCTGGTATGGGTCAGTCGGGAGCGGCAATCTGTGGGCCACGTCCGACAGGGCTGGTATCAGCGTTTGCTGCGTGCAATCTAATCGTCGCAGCTCAGG is a window from the Pseudogemmatithrix spongiicola genome containing:
- a CDS encoding single-stranded DNA-binding protein, encoding MSRSLNKVTLIGNLGADPEIRTTPNGSKVAQFSLATGRQWTSASGEKQEKTEWHKCVAWNAKGRGTGLADVIERYVKKGDKLYVEGEIQYRQYEDKDKQTRYVTEINVREILLLGGGKGGDGGFESARPAKAASGKGGDAGFSDFPEAMDGDDDLPF